The following proteins are co-located in the Sporosarcina pasteurii genome:
- a CDS encoding GntR family transcriptional regulator has product MFIEIDMDSEVPIYIQLMNGLIEAIANGSLQTGDTLPSVRSLASDLGINMHTVNKTYRELEKKGLVQIIPKSGTIVQQQTVDEAKLQQFALLIRPIMAELLANGLTEKQIQQLSSNMITSIEEGEQ; this is encoded by the coding sequence ATGTTTATTGAAATAGATATGGATTCGGAAGTACCCATTTATATCCAATTAATGAATGGTTTAATCGAAGCAATTGCAAATGGCTCTCTCCAAACGGGTGATACTTTACCTTCCGTCCGTTCTCTTGCTTCTGATCTTGGGATAAATATGCATACGGTAAATAAAACATATCGTGAACTCGAAAAAAAAGGCCTTGTACAAATTATTCCAAAGTCAGGGACCATTGTTCAACAGCAAACTGTAGACGAAGCGAAACTACAACAATTTGCTCTTCTAATTCGTCCGATTATGGCGGAATTACTCGCAAATGGTTTAACAGAAAAACAAATTCAACAACTTTCTTCAAATATGATAACAAGCATCGAGGAGGGAGAACAATGA
- a CDS encoding DUF1648 domain-containing protein, whose translation MTIALLLAMTLFIIIIQAAIPFLLKSTVVFGVTVPNGDTKNEKLLFYKKMYASIILASGAVTVTAFMTWFTRTSPIEDKLLIVGIAIQFAILLLSMALYFVFHAKTTKLKTENQWGAKLKQVRLVDLAARTADEMLPFTFFLLPMVITIGLIIYTTIQYPQLPELIPTHWGIDGQPDAFTEKTPFSAIALLLILLIMQGMMAGINEFTKRSGIKIQANRKKKSRAQQLAFRKYSSWLLFATVLLLTILFAFLQLMTIHEHIGGTAIALALPIAFIIIIFGMTAVYAFKVGQGGARLDVQITDEEVEGITNYDDDQHWKLGVIYVNKDDPSIFVEKRFGVGWTVNFGNPIGYLIIFGPLLLIVGISLYL comes from the coding sequence ATGACAATCGCGCTATTACTTGCAATGACTCTTTTTATAATCATCATCCAAGCCGCGATTCCTTTTTTACTAAAATCAACAGTCGTTTTTGGCGTCACCGTCCCAAATGGGGATACCAAAAATGAAAAACTTCTTTTTTATAAAAAAATGTACGCTTCCATCATTCTAGCTAGCGGTGCAGTTACTGTGACTGCTTTTATGACTTGGTTCACACGTACAAGCCCGATCGAAGATAAATTATTGATAGTTGGCATTGCTATTCAATTTGCAATTTTACTTTTAAGTATGGCCTTATACTTTGTCTTCCACGCAAAAACAACAAAGTTAAAGACGGAAAATCAATGGGGAGCAAAATTAAAACAAGTTCGATTAGTAGATTTAGCCGCAAGAACTGCAGATGAAATGTTACCTTTTACATTTTTTCTATTACCGATGGTCATCACAATCGGGCTTATCATTTACACAACTATACAGTATCCACAGTTACCGGAATTAATCCCAACGCATTGGGGAATCGATGGTCAGCCAGATGCATTTACTGAGAAAACGCCTTTTTCAGCCATTGCTCTCCTATTAATTTTGTTGATCATGCAAGGGATGATGGCTGGAATTAATGAATTTACCAAAAGATCCGGGATTAAAATCCAGGCGAATCGTAAAAAGAAATCACGTGCCCAGCAATTAGCATTTAGGAAGTATTCCAGTTGGCTATTATTTGCGACAGTCCTGCTCTTAACAATCTTATTTGCTTTTTTACAATTAATGACGATACATGAGCATATTGGCGGGACGGCAATCGCACTCGCTCTACCAATTGCATTTATCATCATTATTTTTGGGATGACTGCAGTGTATGCTTTTAAAGTAGGTCAAGGTGGTGCGCGTCTTGATGTACAAATTACAGATGAAGAAGTCGAAGGGATTACAAATTATGATGATGATCAGCATTGGAAGCTTGGTGTGATTTATGTGAACAAAGACGATCCTTCCATTTTTGTAGAAAAACGATTCGGCGTTGGATGGACAGTAAATTTTGGTAATCCAATCGGTTACTTAATTATCTTTGGGCCACTCTTATTAATAGTAGGTATTTCATTGTATCTGTAA